In Phaseolus vulgaris cultivar G19833 chromosome 10, P. vulgaris v2.0, whole genome shotgun sequence, a single genomic region encodes these proteins:
- the LOC137818526 gene encoding protein disulfide isomerase pTAC5, chloroplastic, producing MPTLLSVIATPTPTFTLTLNKTLISLPNPYSLSYKFNSLISHCSLSHREEDRWLREEQRWLRDEQRWLREEQRWARERDQLLREISDLKLQIQAMERRLSTRELSTPASVSDAVANVALLLQVLKDKNMVLESGSSVRKMEDVITHTEDTLKNREEKGTSDLEEKQFEEEEKRFEEVMERKNEVVVVEESVRVETSILRKGSEGEEVRQMQEALLNLGFYSGEEDMEYSSFSSGTERAVKTWQAALGVPEDGIMTAELLGRLYLEIRKKNAGSTTQDKQSTTVLPKEGENGAAVPSVTDISEVQQNVAKSDKGTEVNDRRVFLLGENRWEEPSRLVASDGVDRSNNKNATTKCLQCRGEGRLMCTECDGSGEPNIEPQFLEWVEEGTKCPYCNGLGHTICDLCGGKTMV from the exons ATGCCAACCCTTCTCTCTGTAATTGCAACTCCAACTCCCACTTTCACACTCACTCTCAACAAAACCCTAATTTCTCTTCCCAACCCCTACTCACTCTCCTATAAATTCAACTCCCTCATCTCCCACTGCTCCCTCTCCCACCGCGAGGAAGACCGCTGGCTCCGAGAAGAGCAGCGCTGGCTCCGCGACGAACAGCGCTGGCTCCGCGAGGAGCAGCGCTGGGCTCGCGAACGTGATCAACTCCTCCGCGAGATCTCCGACCTCAAGCTCCAAATCCAGGCGATGGAGCGTCGCCTCTCCACGCGCGAATTGTCCACTCCGGCCTCCGTCTCCGACGCCGTCGCTAATGTGGCGTTGCTCTTGCAGGTGCTGAAGGACAAGAATATGGTTCTCGAGAGCGGTTCGAGTGTTCGGAAGATGGAGGATGTTATAACACACACTGAAGACACTCTCAAGAACAGAGAAGAAAAGGGAACAAGTGATCTGG AGGAGAAGCAATTTGAAGAGGAGGAGAAACGATTTGAAGAGGTCATGGAAAGGAAGAATGAGGTTGTGGTGGTTGAGGAGTCTGTGAGGGTTGAAACGAGCATTTTGAGGAAAGGTTCTGAAGGAGAAGAGGTTCGACAGATGCAG GAAGCGTTGCTGAACTTGGGGTTTTACTCGGGCGAGGAAGACATGGAATACTCAAGCTTCTCAAGTGGAACAGAGCGTGCTGTGAAGACTTGGCAA GCTGCATTAGGTGTCCCTGAGGATGGTATTATGACTGCTGAACTTCTTGGAAGGCTCTATTTGGAGATAAGGAAAAAGAACGCTGGCAGCACGACTCAAGATAAACAATCTACTACTGTTTTACCAAAA GAAGGTGAAAATGGAGCTGCAGTTCCTTCAGTGACAGATATTTCAGAGGTTCAGCAAAATGTAGCGAAAAGTGATAAGGGAACAGAAGTCAACGATCGAAGAGTTTTTCTCCTTGGGGAGAATCGATGGGAAGAGCCATCAAGACTTGTCGCAAGTGATGGAGTTGATAGGAGCAATAACAAGAATGCAACGACAAAATGCCTTCAATGTCGTGGGGAAGGCCGCTTGATGTGTACAG AGTGTGATGGATCTGGCGAACCAAATATTGAACCTCAA TTTTTGGAATGGGTGGAGGAGGGCACAAAATGCCCATACTGTAACGGTCTAGGGCATACTATATGTGATTTATGTGGAGGGAAAACTATGGTTTAG